One window from the genome of Natrialba magadii ATCC 43099 encodes:
- a CDS encoding ORC1-type DNA replication protein, with protein sequence MADDPEEGMLSWDESVFRDEHVFEIDYVPETFQHREGQMRNLTYALRPAVRGSRPLNVVVRGPPGTGKTTSIQKLFDEVGAQTSDVRTIRVNCQVNATRYSVFSRLFEGTFDYEPPSSGISFKKLFSQIAEKLVEDDRVLVVALDDVNYLFYENEASDTLYSLLRAHEEHPGAKIGVIVVSSDPSLDVIDELDSRVQSVFRPEDVYFPVYDQPEIVDILDERVRRGFHDGVIGRETLEYVAELTADSGDLRVGIDLLRRAGLNAEMRASRSVERQDVEESYEQSKYINLSRSLSGLTDTEQVLLEVIAHHDGEQAGEVYEAFREQTDLGYTRYSEIVNKLDQLGLIDAEYAEVDGRGRSRSLSLSYEKDAVLDRLE encoded by the coding sequence ATGGCAGACGACCCCGAGGAGGGGATGTTGTCGTGGGACGAGTCCGTGTTTCGGGACGAGCACGTCTTCGAAATCGACTACGTTCCCGAGACGTTCCAGCACCGCGAGGGCCAGATGCGAAACCTGACGTACGCGCTGCGGCCAGCGGTGCGTGGCTCGCGCCCGCTCAACGTCGTGGTTCGGGGCCCGCCGGGCACTGGCAAAACGACCTCGATTCAGAAACTGTTCGACGAGGTCGGCGCACAGACCAGCGACGTGCGAACCATCCGCGTCAACTGTCAGGTCAACGCGACCCGCTACTCGGTGTTCTCGCGACTGTTCGAGGGAACCTTCGACTACGAACCGCCGTCGTCGGGGATTTCCTTCAAAAAGCTGTTCAGCCAGATCGCAGAGAAACTCGTCGAGGACGACCGCGTCCTCGTCGTCGCTCTGGACGACGTCAACTACCTCTTCTACGAGAACGAGGCCTCCGACACCCTCTACTCGCTGCTTCGCGCCCACGAGGAACATCCCGGCGCAAAGATCGGCGTCATCGTCGTCTCTTCTGATCCCTCCCTCGACGTCATCGATGAACTCGACTCCCGCGTGCAGAGCGTTTTCCGCCCCGAAGACGTCTACTTCCCGGTCTACGACCAGCCCGAAATCGTCGACATCCTCGACGAACGCGTCCGCCGGGGCTTTCACGACGGCGTCATCGGCAGAGAGACACTCGAGTACGTTGCCGAGCTCACGGCCGACAGCGGCGACCTTCGGGTTGGGATCGATCTCCTGCGCCGGGCGGGGCTCAACGCGGAGATGCGCGCGAGTCGCAGCGTCGAACGGCAGGACGTCGAGGAGTCCTACGAGCAGTCGAAGTACATCAACCTCTCGCGGTCGCTGTCGGGGTTGACCGACACCGAACAGGTCCTTCTGGAGGTTATCGCCCACCACGACGGCGAGCAGGCGGGCGAGGTGTACGAGGCCTTCCGCGAGCAGACGGATCTCGGCTACACCCGCTATTCGGAAATCGTCAACAAGCTCGACCAGCTCGGATTGATCGACGCCGAGTACGCAGAGGTCGACGGCCGTGGCCGGTCGCGGTCGCTGTCGCTGTCTTACGAGAAGGACGCGGTGCTTGATCGACTCGAGTAA
- a CDS encoding RidA family protein gives MEPVTTDDAPSFTDLYSLPIGQGMIHGETLHAVQLAGDPETGEIVGDTMSEQTEQTLDNIEATLEAGGSSFDDVIKVTVYVTDLDSFDAFNDVYEQYVSEPYPVRCVVEVSNLAATAMVEVAVEAAV, from the coding sequence ATGGAGCCAGTTACGACAGACGACGCGCCGTCGTTTACCGACCTGTATTCGCTGCCGATCGGGCAGGGGATGATCCACGGAGAGACGCTACACGCTGTACAGCTCGCTGGTGATCCGGAGACCGGCGAGATCGTCGGCGACACGATGAGCGAACAGACCGAACAGACGCTCGATAACATCGAAGCGACCCTCGAGGCGGGCGGCTCATCCTTCGACGACGTCATCAAGGTAACTGTGTACGTCACCGATCTCGATTCATTCGATGCATTCAACGACGTCTACGAGCAGTACGTCTCTGAGCCGTATCCGGTTCGGTGTGTCGTCGAAGTCTCCAATCTCGCTGCAACGGCCATGGTCGAGGTCGCCGTCGAAGCCGCAGTCTGA
- a CDS encoding DUF7553 family protein translates to MVQELSEARDELEEAAKTADDDDAREEIREVADSFKDYTVGDHEPDHAILDEHLNQLRQLSERTNTDTQDRVDNALDIAEEYRKQVDQA, encoded by the coding sequence ATGGTTCAGGAACTATCGGAGGCACGTGACGAACTCGAGGAGGCGGCGAAGACGGCAGACGACGACGATGCTCGCGAGGAGATCCGCGAGGTCGCCGATTCGTTCAAAGACTACACTGTCGGTGATCACGAACCCGATCACGCGATTCTCGACGAACACCTCAATCAGCTTCGACAGCTCAGCGAGCGGACGAACACCGACACACAAGACCGGGTCGATAACGCACTCGATATCGCTGAGGAGTATCGGAAACAGGTCGATCAGGCCTGA
- a CDS encoding DUF4397 domain-containing protein, with amino-acid sequence MTFSRRTTLKVIGIASGVGLSSGVALASGDDTTDECDKPSKDDKPMDDDRPVDEPADAGVRVAHFSPDAPAVDILVDGAEVLSDVPYGAISPYLELDPGTYTITITAAGDPDTVAFEGDVDVGDAYYTVAAIGELEAETFRPEVLTDADPLPTDAPAESAFARVAHFSPDAPAVDIYADDDPLVEDVSFGDVSEYLAVPAGAYELSVRPAGDPETVVASFDVELDADVAYTGYAIGYLEPAADVTDRDFTVEIAVDGPDADEEMPAEREADAVDEEDDVDDTAEPDEPAEEPVADPDADAEADDATVDEPGEADAGA; translated from the coding sequence ATGACGTTCTCACGACGTACGACGCTCAAGGTGATTGGTATCGCAAGCGGAGTTGGCCTCTCCAGTGGAGTCGCCCTCGCGAGTGGTGACGACACGACAGACGAGTGCGACAAGCCGTCGAAAGACGACAAACCGATGGATGACGACCGACCGGTTGACGAGCCCGCCGACGCCGGGGTTCGCGTCGCTCACTTCTCGCCCGACGCACCCGCGGTCGACATCCTCGTCGACGGTGCGGAAGTCCTCTCGGACGTTCCCTACGGTGCCATCTCGCCCTATCTGGAACTCGATCCCGGAACCTACACGATCACGATTACTGCGGCCGGCGATCCCGACACCGTCGCGTTCGAAGGTGACGTCGACGTTGGCGACGCTTACTACACGGTCGCAGCGATCGGCGAACTCGAGGCGGAGACGTTCCGGCCAGAGGTGCTGACTGACGCCGACCCACTCCCAACAGATGCGCCGGCGGAGTCGGCGTTCGCCCGCGTCGCACACTTCTCGCCCGACGCGCCCGCAGTTGACATCTACGCCGACGACGATCCGCTGGTCGAGGACGTTTCCTTCGGTGACGTCTCCGAGTATCTCGCCGTTCCCGCAGGTGCCTACGAACTCTCCGTCCGGCCTGCGGGCGACCCAGAGACTGTGGTTGCGTCGTTCGACGTCGAACTAGACGCCGACGTGGCGTACACCGGATACGCGATCGGCTACCTCGAACCAGCGGCCGACGTGACTGACCGCGACTTCACGGTCGAGATCGCGGTCGACGGTCCCGATGCGGACGAGGAGATGCCAGCCGAGAGGGAGGCCGACGCTGTAGACGAGGAGGATGACGTTGATGACACTGCCGAGCCCGATGAGCCTGCCGAGGAACCGGTGGCTGATCCCGACGCTGACGCCGAAGCCGACGACGCAACTGTCGACGAGCCAGGCGAGGCTGACGCGGGTGCCTAA
- a CDS encoding outer membrane protein assembly factor BamB family protein, with translation MPSRRSVLGAGATAGFATVAGCLGSNHSFGALETDANSWRQSRYDLHNTAANIDATVPDDPDERWRFEPKSPVRAVNGLVVGEDVVLAGSERAASTSLVALDRDTGERLWAADDEAASVDSLALGDERVYTASTERAVTAYDRETGEQQWVDDGQSSARTVGATVLFDGDIVYRGDYHRLTAYDATSGDELWELSGYGGCAIADGQLFRGSGRLAAYHPADSWFSLGSENPPENQWEVRGNGTGHPPVVWNDLVLSSTRDGPLSDSERLQAYAAADGALEWELEYQDAHIIPPAIVGERAVFHAGRGDWSDSDEPSKLVAIDSEGAIDWEIETAWEMPTLVAAGETVFVGGENDAPALAAIDPETGETRWEREVRGEGVRLAGTASLAAVDGLLVVGTEHGQVVAYD, from the coding sequence ATGCCCTCCAGACGATCCGTCCTCGGCGCGGGAGCGACGGCCGGGTTCGCCACAGTCGCTGGCTGCCTCGGAAGCAACCACTCGTTCGGTGCACTCGAGACGGACGCGAACAGCTGGCGACAGTCACGGTACGATCTGCATAATACGGCCGCCAACATCGACGCAACCGTCCCCGACGACCCTGACGAGCGCTGGCGCTTCGAGCCGAAATCACCAGTTCGAGCCGTCAACGGGCTGGTCGTCGGCGAGGACGTCGTACTCGCCGGCAGCGAACGAGCGGCAAGCACTAGCCTCGTCGCCCTCGACCGCGACACCGGCGAGCGGCTGTGGGCGGCCGACGACGAGGCTGCGAGTGTCGATTCGCTCGCACTCGGCGACGAGCGCGTGTACACAGCATCGACCGAGCGTGCCGTCACTGCCTACGACCGCGAAACCGGCGAGCAGCAGTGGGTCGACGACGGCCAATCGAGCGCACGGACGGTCGGCGCGACCGTGCTGTTCGACGGCGATATCGTCTACCGCGGCGATTATCACAGACTCACCGCGTACGATGCCACGTCGGGCGACGAACTGTGGGAGCTGTCCGGCTACGGTGGCTGTGCCATCGCGGATGGACAACTCTTCCGGGGGAGTGGGAGGCTGGCCGCGTACCACCCCGCGGATTCGTGGTTCAGTCTTGGCTCCGAGAACCCGCCTGAGAACCAGTGGGAGGTTCGCGGAAATGGCACCGGCCACCCGCCGGTCGTCTGGAACGACCTCGTTCTCTCGAGTACAAGGGACGGCCCACTCAGTGACTCCGAACGACTACAGGCGTATGCCGCGGCCGACGGTGCACTCGAGTGGGAACTCGAGTATCAGGACGCGCATATCATCCCACCCGCTATCGTCGGCGAGCGAGCGGTGTTCCACGCCGGACGCGGTGACTGGAGCGACAGTGACGAGCCGAGCAAACTGGTCGCCATCGATTCGGAGGGGGCGATCGACTGGGAAATCGAAACGGCGTGGGAGATGCCGACGCTGGTCGCTGCGGGTGAGACTGTCTTCGTCGGCGGCGAGAACGACGCTCCCGCCCTGGCCGCGATCGATCCCGAAACCGGCGAGACGCGCTGGGAACGTGAGGTGCGAGGCGAGGGCGTGCGACTGGCTGGAACGGCGTCGCTCGCAGCGGTCGACGGCCTGCTCGTGGTCGGAACGGAGCACGGGCAGGTCGTGGCGTATGACTGA
- the uvrB gene encoding excinuclease ABC subunit UvrB, whose product MSDSRGPLQPDRPDADHPFEVDAPFEPAGDQPEAIEQLADGFNSGMEKQTLLGVTGSGKTNTVSWTIEEVQKPTLVIAHNKTLAAQLYEEFRNLFPENAVEYFVSYYDYYQPEAYVEQTDTYIDKDASINDEIDRLRHSATRSLLTREDVIVVASVSAIYGLGDPRNYIDMSLRLEVGEEVGRDDLLKQLVDLNYERNDVDFTQGTFRVRGDTVEIYPMYGRYAVRVELWGDEIDRMVKVDPLEGTTQGDQQAVLVHPAEHYSIPEPKLERAMDEIRDDLDSRISYFDRTGDMIAGQRIEERTTFDLEMMQETGYCSGIENYSVYLSDRESGEAPYTLLDYFPDDFLTVIDESHQTIPQIRGQYAGDKSRKDSLVENGFRLPTAYDNRPLTFEEFEEKTDQTLYVSATPSDYEREHSERIAEQIVRPTHLVDPEISVSPASGQIDDLMDRIDDRIDRDERTLVTTLTKRMAEDLTEYLEEAGVNVEYMHDETDTLERHEIIRSLRLGEIDVLVGINLLREGLDIPEVSLVAILDADQEGFLRSETTLVQTMGRAARNVNGEVILYADDPSNAMKSAIEETKRRRRIQQEYNEEHGLEPTTIDKAVSETNLPGSKTDTSQVSGRELEDEDEAARYIDELETRMDEAASNLEFELAADIRDRIREVREEFELAGGAEDEGVAPPAEEF is encoded by the coding sequence ATGAGTGATTCTCGAGGTCCCCTGCAGCCGGACCGACCGGACGCCGACCATCCCTTCGAGGTCGACGCTCCCTTCGAGCCCGCCGGCGACCAGCCCGAGGCGATCGAGCAGCTAGCCGACGGGTTCAACTCGGGCATGGAGAAACAGACGCTCCTCGGCGTCACGGGATCGGGGAAGACGAACACCGTCTCCTGGACCATCGAGGAGGTACAGAAGCCGACACTCGTGATCGCACACAACAAGACACTCGCGGCCCAGCTCTACGAGGAGTTCCGCAATCTCTTCCCAGAAAACGCCGTCGAGTACTTCGTCTCCTACTACGACTACTACCAGCCCGAGGCCTACGTCGAACAGACCGACACCTACATCGACAAGGACGCCTCGATCAACGACGAAATCGACCGGCTTCGGCACTCGGCCACGCGCTCACTGCTGACCCGCGAGGACGTCATCGTCGTCGCGAGCGTCTCGGCAATCTACGGCCTCGGTGACCCGCGAAACTACATCGATATGTCGCTTCGTCTTGAGGTCGGCGAGGAAGTCGGCCGCGACGACCTCCTGAAACAGCTCGTGGACCTGAACTACGAGCGCAACGACGTCGACTTCACACAAGGCACGTTCCGCGTCCGGGGCGATACCGTCGAAATTTACCCGATGTACGGCCGCTACGCCGTCCGCGTCGAACTCTGGGGCGACGAAATCGATCGCATGGTGAAAGTGGACCCACTCGAGGGCACCACCCAGGGCGACCAGCAGGCCGTCCTCGTTCACCCGGCGGAGCACTACTCGATTCCGGAGCCCAAACTCGAGCGCGCGATGGACGAGATTCGCGACGACCTCGACTCTCGCATCTCGTACTTCGATCGCACAGGCGACATGATCGCCGGCCAGCGCATCGAGGAGCGCACGACGTTCGATCTCGAGATGATGCAGGAGACGGGCTACTGTTCGGGGATCGAGAACTACTCGGTCTACCTCTCGGATCGCGAGTCCGGCGAGGCACCGTACACGCTGCTCGATTACTTCCCGGACGATTTCCTGACGGTGATCGACGAGTCCCACCAGACGATTCCACAGATCCGCGGCCAGTACGCCGGCGACAAGTCCCGGAAGGACTCGCTCGTCGAGAACGGGTTCCGGCTTCCGACCGCCTACGACAACCGCCCGCTCACGTTCGAGGAGTTCGAAGAGAAGACCGACCAGACGCTGTACGTGTCTGCGACGCCGAGCGACTACGAACGCGAACACTCCGAACGTATCGCAGAACAGATCGTTCGTCCGACTCACCTCGTCGACCCCGAAATATCGGTTTCGCCCGCCAGCGGTCAGATCGACGACCTCATGGACCGCATCGACGACCGGATCGACCGCGATGAGCGCACCCTCGTCACCACGCTCACGAAGCGGATGGCCGAGGATCTCACGGAGTATCTCGAAGAGGCCGGTGTCAACGTTGAGTACATGCACGACGAGACGGACACCTTAGAGCGCCACGAGATTATCCGCTCGCTTCGACTGGGGGAGATCGACGTACTCGTCGGGATCAACCTCCTGCGGGAGGGGCTGGACATCCCCGAAGTCTCGCTCGTGGCGATTCTCGACGCTGACCAAGAGGGCTTCCTCCGCTCCGAGACGACGCTCGTCCAGACGATGGGGCGCGCGGCACGAAACGTCAACGGCGAGGTCATCCTCTACGCCGACGACCCCTCGAACGCGATGAAGTCCGCAATCGAGGAAACCAAGCGCCGCCGCCGCATCCAGCAGGAGTACAACGAGGAACACGGCCTCGAACCGACCACCATCGACAAGGCCGTCAGCGAGACAAACCTGCCCGGCAGCAAGACCGATACCTCGCAGGTCTCCGGCCGGGAACTCGAGGACGAGGACGAAGCCGCCCGCTACATCGACGAACTCGAGACCCGGATGGACGAAGCCGCGAGCAATCTCGAGTTCGAACTCGCCGCGGATATCCGCGATCGGATTCGGGAGGTCCGCGAGGAGTTCGAACTCGCAGGCGGTGCCGAAGACGAGGGTGTCGCGCCGCCGGCCGAGGAGTTCTGA
- a CDS encoding GNAT family N-acetyltransferase produces the protein MEGAIRPATADDREAIREVARDTWHDTYDELESDVIDETVDDWYADDELERALSKPGTAVLVAETDDGVVGFTHGVVQEDEGNVLRMYVHPEHQREGVGTALHERLRDDLADFNMNRMRAIDLATNEGGRTFYEDLGFEETGGGTVEMGDEEHEEVVYTLEL, from the coding sequence ATGGAGGGAGCAATCCGACCAGCAACTGCCGACGACCGCGAGGCAATCCGCGAAGTCGCCCGTGACACCTGGCACGACACCTACGACGAACTCGAGAGCGACGTCATCGACGAAACGGTCGACGACTGGTACGCCGACGACGAACTCGAGCGCGCACTCTCGAAACCCGGCACCGCAGTGCTAGTTGCCGAAACCGACGACGGCGTCGTCGGCTTCACCCACGGCGTCGTGCAGGAAGACGAGGGCAATGTGCTCCGGATGTACGTCCATCCGGAGCACCAGCGCGAGGGTGTCGGCACGGCGCTCCACGAGCGTCTGCGCGACGACCTCGCGGATTTCAACATGAACCGAATGCGGGCAATCGACCTCGCCACGAACGAGGGCGGGCGAACGTTCTACGAAGACCTGGGCTTCGAGGAGACGGGCGGCGGCACGGTCGAAATGGGTGACGAGGAGCACGAGGAAGTCGTCTACACACTCGAGTTGTAG
- a CDS encoding SUI1 family translation initiation factor, translating to MPADDPLDDLLDELDSQSDLETAEQVLSIRMESRRYGKPVTIVEGFDLSNSEIESIASDLKSSLGTGGTVDDGRIELQGEHRDRVPDLLRDRGFDVQA from the coding sequence GTGCCCGCAGACGACCCACTCGACGACCTGCTTGACGAATTAGATAGCCAAAGTGACCTCGAAACCGCAGAGCAGGTGCTGTCGATTCGCATGGAATCCCGGCGGTACGGCAAGCCAGTGACGATCGTCGAGGGCTTCGACCTCTCGAACTCCGAAATCGAGTCGATCGCCTCCGATCTCAAATCGTCGCTCGGCACCGGCGGCACCGTCGACGACGGGCGAATTGAACTGCAGGGCGAGCACCGCGACAGAGTACCGGACCTGCTTCGTGACCGCGGATTCGACGTGCAGGCGTAG
- a CDS encoding excinuclease ABC subunit C, which yields MNADAVRERARSLPREPGVYQFQADGTTLYVGKAVDLRSRVGSYADPRSARISRMIDRADAVEIAVTDTETQALLLEANLIKRHQPRYNVRLKDDKSYPMVQLTDHPAPQIEITRDPSESATVFGPYTNKRQVETVVKALRETYGVRGCSDHKYSGRDRPCLDYEMGLCTAPCTREIELETYAEDVTAVERFFEGETGILTDPLRREMETAAQEQHFERAANLRDRLETVEAFHGEGGEAVQSVGDERAVDVLGVAIEGEDATVARLRAESGKLVDRERHTLEAPGAGTEAGAEAKTAAAGDGGLAAGAETADSQGGVPAVLAAFIVQYYAERDLPDALLLPERHNDDEVSTWLDAEGVAVRVPGAGREAKLVDLALKNARRNVGRRDECGMLADALNLDTARRIEGFDVSHAQGTAAVGSNVTFVDGSAEKADYRRKKLTDQNDDYDNMRALLEWRASRAVEDRDDRPDPDLLLIDGGEGQLEAARDALSAVGWDVPAIALAKAEETVIIPDRQLSWPSDAPHLHLLQRVRDESHRFAVQYHQTLRDDVRTVLDDVPGIGPETRKRLLGRFGSVENVREASVEDLQSVSGVGEKTARTVKERL from the coding sequence ATGAACGCAGACGCGGTTCGCGAGCGTGCCCGATCGCTGCCGCGAGAGCCGGGCGTCTACCAGTTCCAGGCCGACGGCACAACCCTCTACGTCGGCAAGGCCGTCGACCTCCGGAGTCGCGTCGGCTCCTACGCCGATCCGCGAAGCGCCCGCATCAGTCGGATGATCGACCGCGCAGACGCGGTCGAGATTGCGGTCACCGACACCGAAACACAGGCGCTCTTGCTCGAGGCCAACCTGATCAAGCGCCACCAGCCGCGGTACAACGTCCGGCTCAAGGACGACAAATCGTACCCGATGGTCCAGTTGACGGATCACCCCGCCCCGCAGATCGAGATCACCCGTGATCCGAGCGAATCCGCGACCGTCTTCGGGCCCTACACCAACAAACGGCAGGTCGAGACCGTCGTGAAGGCCCTGCGCGAGACCTACGGCGTCCGCGGCTGTTCGGACCACAAGTACTCGGGCCGGGACCGTCCCTGCCTCGACTACGAGATGGGGCTCTGTACCGCCCCCTGCACGCGAGAGATCGAACTCGAGACGTACGCCGAAGACGTGACCGCCGTCGAGCGCTTCTTCGAGGGCGAGACCGGGATTCTCACGGATCCACTGCGTCGGGAGATGGAAACCGCCGCCCAGGAACAGCACTTCGAGCGCGCGGCGAATCTGCGGGACCGACTCGAGACGGTCGAAGCCTTCCACGGTGAGGGCGGCGAGGCGGTCCAATCGGTCGGCGACGAGCGTGCCGTCGACGTGCTCGGCGTCGCCATCGAGGGCGAGGACGCGACGGTGGCTCGACTGCGCGCCGAGAGCGGGAAGCTCGTGGATCGAGAGCGCCACACGCTCGAAGCGCCGGGTGCAGGAACAGAAGCGGGAGCGGAAGCGAAAACGGCAGCTGCAGGCGATGGCGGCCTCGCAGCGGGTGCGGAGACAGCGGACAGCCAGGGCGGCGTCCCCGCCGTCCTCGCCGCCTTCATCGTTCAGTACTACGCCGAACGCGACCTCCCCGACGCACTCCTCCTCCCCGAACGCCACAACGACGACGAGGTCAGCACCTGGCTCGACGCCGAGGGCGTCGCCGTCCGCGTCCCCGGTGCCGGTCGCGAGGCCAAACTCGTCGACCTCGCGCTCAAAAACGCCCGGCGAAACGTCGGCCGGCGCGACGAGTGTGGCATGCTCGCCGACGCACTCAACCTCGACACGGCCCGCCGAATCGAGGGCTTCGACGTGAGCCATGCCCAGGGAACAGCCGCCGTGGGCAGCAACGTCACCTTCGTCGACGGCAGCGCTGAAAAGGCCGACTACCGCCGGAAGAAACTCACCGACCAGAACGACGACTACGACAACATGCGCGCGCTACTCGAGTGGCGCGCCAGCCGAGCCGTCGAGGACCGGGACGACAGGCCGGATCCGGATCTCCTGCTGATCGACGGCGGCGAGGGGCAACTCGAGGCGGCCCGGGACGCCCTGAGTGCAGTCGGCTGGGACGTACCTGCAATCGCGCTGGCAAAGGCCGAGGAGACGGTTATCATCCCCGATAGACAGCTTTCCTGGCCCTCGGATGCGCCGCATCTGCACCTGCTCCAGCGTGTTCGCGACGAGTCTCACCGCTTTGCCGTCCAGTACCATCAGACGCTGCGTGACGACGTGAGGACGGTGTTAGACGACGTTCCGGGAATCGGCCCTGAGACGCGAAAACGGCTGCTCGGTCGCTTCGGGAGTGTGGAGAACGTTCGCGAGGCGAGCGTGGAGGACCTACAGAGCGTTTCTGGTGTCGGCGAGAAGACGGCTCGAACGGTGAAGGAACGGCTGTAG